The nucleotide window ACCGATGCTAAAGGACTATCCGGAACGTTTTCGTTTGGTGGTAGGAGATATCCGCAATCCGGCGGATTGCCGTAAAGCGGTAGAAGGTGTGGAATATGTATTTCATGAAGCGGCTTTAGGCTCGGTACCCCGATCGATAAAAGACCCGCTGACAACGAATGAGACCAATATTACGGGATTTTTGAATATGTTAATCGCCTCTCGCGATGCCGGAGTCAAACGTTTTGTTTATGCTGCGAGCAGTTCTACCTACGGGGATAGTAAATCGTTACCGAAAGTAGAAGACAGTATCG belongs to Coprobacter tertius and includes:
- a CDS encoding SDR family NAD(P)-dependent oxidoreductase, with protein sequence MRTILVTGGAGFIGSNLCEVLLKEGERVVCLDNFTTGHIENLLPMLKDYPERFRLVVGDIRNPADCRKAVEGVEYVFHEAALGSVPRSIKDPLTTNETNITGFLNMLIASRDAGVKRFVYAASSSTYGDSKSLPKVEDSI